GCGGGAGCGCTGGACAGGGAGTGAGGAACACGGGCCGGGCTCGCCAGAAACACTGAACAATGGTGATTTTGCCCTGGGAATGAAAGCAGCTCAGGGTGAATTGGGGTTGATGTTTGGTCTCTCCTGGGTTTTCACCCTGGAATCCTGGGCAGAGCCAGCCCGGGGCCTGGGCTCCACACAGTCACAGCCTGTCCCCCATTCAACCTCCCTGCAGAGGGCCCAGGAATCCAGCCTACCTGAAGAGCGTTAGCCTCCAGGAGCCACGGGGACGATGGCAGGAGGGCGGGTCGGAAAGCGCCCCAGCTTCCGCCGCCAGGCCGCCCTGTCCCAGAGCATCCGCAAGTGAGGCACCGCCCGCCTACCTGCCCCTGCAGTCCGGTAAACTCTGGGCACCCGGACTTCCGGGGGGCCTGCTCCCTGGTCCCTGCCTGGGATGTGTGGGCAGTCACCAAATCAGCAGCGTCCTCCTGCAGGGCAGACCTGAGCAATTTGAACCCCGTGTTACaggcggggaaactgaggcccaggcggCTCTGTGCCTGGTAGGAAGCCACAGTGTGGGAGGCTGAGGGATTCAAGGAGCTGGGAGCAGACCGTTGCCCCTCAGAGTGGCTCCCAGAGCCCATCCCAGCTCAGCCTGTCAGGCTCTGGACCTGAGTCTATCTCTGTCCACCTGATCCCTGGGCAGCAAACCAACAGCTCAAGGGGAAGCTGATCCGCCCCTCCCGCTGCACACACATACGCCCTGTCACCTCTCTTGTCACCTCCCCCGCACAACATACTAGTGCCCTGTCACTTCACGTCACCTCCTGCACACACACGTCTGCTCCGCAGGGGCGCGGCCCAGTGGTCGGGGTCAGTGGCGACTGGGAGCTGAAGCGGCAGCACTGGCAGCGCAGGAGCCTGCACCACTGCAGCGTCCGCTACGGCCGCCTCAAGCCTCGTGCCAGAGGGACCTGGAGCTCCCCAGCCAGGAGGTTGCCCTCCTTCCAGGGCACCGAGTCCTCCAAAACCCTGCAAACTGCCCAAGGTGGGCCCCGTCAGGGTGGAGGGGAAGTGGGCAACTCGGCCCAGGGCCACGACAGActgctcacctcctccctccctgtccagaTTGTGGATCCCCTGGCCCGAGGACGGGCGTTCCGCCACCCAGACGAGGTGGACCGGCCCCACGCCCCACACCCGCCGCTGACCCCCGGGGTCctgtccctcacctccttcaccaGCGTCCGCTCTGGCTATTCCCACCTGCCCCGTCGCAAGAGGATGTCTGTGGCCCACATGAGCTTCCAGGCTGCTGCCGCCTTCCTCAAGGTGAGGACACCTCTGCCCAGCCTCTTCCATCATCCCTTTGTCCCTGTCTCTCCCCACAGCATCCCCCCCAAAACTCAGCCAGGCATCTCTCTCTGTACCAAGGGTAGTGGATGCACTGGGattcctgggcagagagagaggcccTCATCCTTCCAGCCCCAGTTCTCCAGAGTGTGGGCAGCTGGTTTTCTGCACTGACACTTAAGCTGGAGTGAAGTGAAACATGCGGTCACCACTCATTGACCCCTGTCATATGCTGGGCATGGGGGCTATAGAGCAAAATGAGCGGTGTTGCTGCCCTGGGGGAACCCTCAGCTCGGGTGAGGTTGGATGTCACCATTCAGTGTGATGAGTGCTGGGGCTCACCCAGCGGAGGAGCTGCCCCCTCTCACCCAGCAGAGGGGCTGATGTCAGGGAAGGCACTTGAGCTGAACCCAGAAATATAAGGAAAGTCTTGCCAGGAAGGGAACAGCCTTctcagcagaggaaacagcctaTGCAGAGGCACTTTGGGGGCGCAGCAGGAGGTGTTAGTGAAGGGTGGTTTACAAGAGCAACAGCAGGAGATGGGATCAGAAAGGTGGGCAGGGGCCTGGTGTGCCATGCCAAGAAGCCCGAGCCTGGGAAGTACGGGTGCAGGATGAGTGGTGGGGTGGCAGATGCCCAAGCCAGAGGACCAGAGGTCACCAGGGAGAAGTTAACAGCAAACTGTGCAGAGGGTGCTGCGTTCAGGGCTGTGGAGGAGCTGGAGCCCGCTTCCCGGCCTCTGGTAGATGCTCATGCTCCAGGCAGGGTCCCACCTCCAGCGGTGGTGGGCTTGACAGACCcctttggaggggggaggggacacCTGACCTGGGCCTGATGCCCATGCCTCTGCCCCCGCACAGGGTCGCTCGGTGCTGGATGCCGCGGGACAGCGGTGCCGGGTGGTCAAACGCAGCTTTGCCTACCctagcttcctggaggaggatgCAGTCGATGGGGCGGAGACATTCGACTCCTCATTTTTTAGTAAGGCAAGCATGGGGTATGTGGGCCCTTGGGGTTGGGGGTCGGGGggccagaagctaggagaggtGACCTGGCCTCGATCCTGCTCTGCTAGAAGACCCTGAGATGTCCAAGTGCCCGTTGGTGGGATAGAGGTGCTGGACCCCGGTCTTCCTGTCAACGGAGTGAggacctggggtggggcagggtgccAGCCGGGAAAGTCACCATCAGCGCTGACAGGCATGTGCCTTCCTCTGGCTTTGTCCTGCCCTTGAATTGAGCTGTTGGGGGCCAGTGCTGGGGACAGTGACTCCTCACACTGTCTCTTTTTTtgtcccccactccacccccaccccaggaagaaATGAGCTCCATGCCCGATGATGTGTTTGAGTCTCCCCCACTCTCTGCCAGCAACTTCCGGGGGCTCCCACACTCGGCCTCCCCGGTCTCCCCCGATGGGGTGCAGATCCCTCTGTGAGTTCCCGCACTTCCAGGCGGAGGGAGATGGCACCACGGGAAGGGGCTCCCCCGGTGCTCAGTGACCCACATGGGGGCTTCCCCAGGCCACCGGTGCCTCCTGATCGCCCCCTCGTGGGATGTGGGGGTGGGCACCAGGCTGAGACCCCCGTCCCCACCAGGAAGGAGTACGTTGGAGCCCCAGCGCCCATGCCCAGGCGCGGAAGGCGCATCGCCTCCAAGGTGAAGCACTTCGCCTTTGACCGGAAGAAGCGGCACTACGGCCTGGGCGTGGTGGGCACCTGGCTGAACCGCAGCTACCGCCACAGCATCAGCAGCACCGTGCAGCGCCAGCTGGAGGGCTTTGACAGCCACCGGTGAGCGGGCCTGGGCGCTGGACCTGGGGTCCCACACTGTGAGAGCTGGGGGCGGTCACCATTCTGGAGAGCTCCTCCCCGGTGTAGGCAGAGGGGACGGGGGCTGAGAGCCACCGGAAGGGTCTGGGAGCTTCCAAGttccccaggccctcccctgAACTGCCCCTTACTCAGCGAGCCCCTGGTGAGCATTTCCTGTGGGTCAGGAGAGCAGGGACAAGTCCTCAGGGTCACCCTACGAGCATGCACGTCACCTGGGAAGGGGCATCGGGCATGGCTGCCTCTTCTCCACCCTCCCTACTCTCTGGGCCGGCATCCTCTGCTGGGCTCCCAGACAGCAGCCTGTCAACAAGCAGTCACTGAGTGCCAGCACGCAGGCCCTGAGacagggtggggcagaggggcagctggaAGCTGTGACCGTGAGTGAGGGGACTGCGGAGAGGACCTGCACAAAGACCTTGGGTGAAGCCAGAGGGTTGGGAAGAGGCTGTTCTCACAGAGTATATGATAAGCAACCACCCAGTGAACACTGGACCcaaaattatcaagaaaataagTAATAGGAGGTGTGGTGAGTGTCCTGGAGGACAGAGTTGGGAGTGAACAGCTGGTAGGGGTGGGTATAGTCAGGATGAGCAGCAGTTAGCTGGGtgaagagagatggaaagagcatcccaggcaaaggaaacatcatgtgcaaatgccctggggctgcagggagcaaGGTTTTTTCCAGGAACtataagagaaagaggaagaaagccaGGGAGGTGAGTGGGCACAGCCAGGCCTTGCAACCAGTGGGAGGGGGCAATGTTAGACTTTATCACCAGGGCAGTGAGAAGCCATGGAAAGGATTTAAGCTAAGAGAGACACGTAGAGATGCATTTTAAGAGTTGCTGTGGTGAAGGATGAGTTGAGGGGCAAGGTGGAGGGCAGGGAACAGGTGAGAGCTGATGGTGGCTAGGCACCACAGAGCTGAGGGACAGGGTGTGAGTTCAGCTCTGCTGACTGCCCCAAGGCCTCTGCCCACAGACCCTACTTCACCTACTGGCTGACCTTCGTCCACATCATCATCACACTGCTGGTGATTTGCACATATGGCATCGCACCCGTGGGCTTCGCACAGCATGTTACTACCCAGCTGGTGAGTAGGGTTAGGGAAGGGGGCCCCACCCTGGGGATCCTAGCTTCCCCACCAAGAGGCGTTACCAAATCCCTGGGACAGGGAATCCCCGGGACAGGGAATCCCCTGACCCCCCCTCCTTCCACCTTTGCACCAGGTACTCAGGAACAAAGGTGTGTACGAGAGCGTGAAGTACATCCAGCAGGAGAACTTCTGGATTGGCCCCAGCTCGGTGAGGGACCCTCAGGGGAGACTCTCAACAGAGCAGCCATGTCTGGCCCCGAGCTCACAACCTACCCCCTTCACCCACCCCCCAGATTGACTTGATCCACCTGGGAGCCAAGTTCTCGCCCTGCATCCGAAAAGACCAGCAGATTGAGCAGCTGGTGCTGCGGGAGCAAGACCTGGAGCGGGACTCAGGTTGCTGCGTCCAGAACGACCACTCGGGCTGCATTCAAACCCAGCGGAAGGACTGCTCGGTGAGGGAGGACCCCGGACCCCTGCCAGCCCCACTCTGGTCCCCTGCACCGTCTCCACTTGCCCCAGCCTCGGGGAGGGGCCCTTCGAGGGAGGTGTCCACTTTGCCACcatccttcctctgccctccctggccTCACACACCCCTGTATGCTGCTCAGCACAGGGAGGGTGCtgacctccccagccccagagaaGTGAAAGCTGGGTCCCAGAGTatcagctggggttgggggtctgGGCCCTGGACAGCAGGGGAAGAGCTTCTATCTTGGAGGGGCCCCTGCCTACTCTGATGGGGTTGATCTTGTCCTCGCCATGACCAGCCCGCTTCCATCCTCCAGGAGACTTTGGCAACTTTTGTCAAGTGGCAGGATGATACTGGGCCCCCCATGGACAAGTCCGACCTGGGCCAAAAGCGGACATCGGGGGCCGTGTGCCACCAGGACCCCAGGTACAGTCCCAGAGTGACCCCCAGCTGCGCTGTCGGAGAAGATGGGGTTGAGTATCATGTTGTCTCTGCCACCCGTGGGGATGTTGGCCAGTGGGCTTGGCAGGCTGGAATGCAGCTGCCGCTCATTTCATTACCTCCGACCTCTGCCTCTAGAACCTGTGAGGAGCCAGCCTCCAGCGGTGCCCACATCTGGCCTGATGACATCACCAAGTGGCCAGTGAGTGTCACTTGGAGTGGAGAGCAGTCTGGGAAGGGTGGGGGGGGCACGCCTGCTGCTACACTGCTCCAGTCACCTGTCGGTGCCCCTCCCCACAGATCTGCACAGAGCAGGCCAGGAGTAACCGCTCGGGCTTCCTGCACTTGGACTGTGAGATCCGCGGCCGCCCCTGCTGCATCGGCACCAAGGGCAGGTGAGCTGGCCTGGGCACTCTGCCCAGTGCTCCTTCTCCATCACCCTTCACCCAGCTGGTGGCCTCCCTCCTTGCTCGGGGGCCATCCGTGGTGTAAGCAGGTCCCTGCCAGCGAAGCCTGCTGTGGCCGGGCACCGGGCACTGGGTGAGTGAGCAGGAGGGCTCAGGCCCCTGACGTACACCCttgcctccctgctccccagctgtgAGATCACCACCCGGGAATACTGTGAGTTCATGCACGGCTATTTCCACGAAGAGGCCACACTCTGTTCCCAGgtgaggcagggcctggcagggcctggggcgTGAGCAGCTCAGCACGGCAGCAGGTGTCCGGTTCTGTCCCCGACATCAGGGCCTCTGACCCAGCCTCGTCCCAGGCACTGATCGCCGTGTGCTCACCCCCAGGTGCACTGCCTGGACGAGGTGTGTGGGCTGCTGCCCTTCCTTAACCCCGAGGTCCCAGATCAGTTCTACAGGCTCTGGCTGTCTCTGTTCCTCCACGCTGGGTAAGAGAGGCCTCGCTGGCCAACCCCCCAGACCCCTGTGGTGGCCGCCCACCTGGAcccctggaggaggggctcccGGGCCAGGGCACAGCCCGCACAACCTGCCAGGCCCCACCGCTCCCGAAGTGCCTGGCTGGCAGCTACGGGCACAGGGGGGCTGATGCCTGGTGTGTCCCCCACCCAGTGTGGTGCACTGCTTGGTGTCTGTGGTCTTCCAAATGACCATCCTGCGGGACCTGGagaagctggctggctggcacCGCATCTCCATTATCTTCATCCTCAGTGGCATCACCGGCAACCTTGCCAGCACCATCTTCCTCCCGTACCGTGCGGAGGTAGGGACCCTGGGGACGGGGTGGGAGGGCCAGCTCTGTGGCTTCCCACTCTCCTCCCGCATGATGGCCAGAGGGACGCACAGCCCCTCCCGTGTCAGGCTCAATGGTGGATTGACAGCTAAGCTGGGGGCTTAAAGTCAATTCCTTAATCTATCCCTGGGCGCGAGGGAGCAGCAATGCCTCTGGGTCATGTGTCATTGTGACCTCCAGAAAGACCTTCCTGGACCCTGCCCCTCACTCTGCCTCTTCTTTGCTTCATTTCTCTCCATGATTGACCATTGCCTGCCAGCACATCCCATAGTTACGGGTTAAGCCGTATAAAATCACCTGTGTGTGACAGTTCTTGGTCCATAGAAATGGCAGTTTTTGATGGGTTCAACCTGACCCTGTCGGCTTGTTCAGTGTCTGTCCCTCCCCACGTGCACTGCCCAGAGCAGGCTGTCTGTCCTGCTTCCTGCACTGGcatgcacatagtaggtgctcagtatttGCCAAAAGGGTGGGTAGAACAAGCCCAGCTCTGACCCGGCAGCTCCAGCTGCCCCCGGGCCCTTGCCCTGGGAGGGGCTCACAAATAGGACGACCCGggtccctgggctccagctccgCCATGCCCAGGGCCCCCCGCAGGCTCCCACCTGGGACCTGGAAGTGAGCCtcgtcccctccctgccctcccaggtggGCCCAGCGGGGTCGCAGTTCGGCCTCCTCGCCTGCCTCTTCGTGGAGCTCTTCCAGAGCTGGGAGCTGCTGGAGCGGCCCTGGAAGGCCTTCCTGAACCTGTCGGCCGTGGTGCTCTTCCTGTTCGTGTGCGGCCTCCTGCCCTGGATTGACAACATCGCGCACATTGTCGGCTTCCTCAGTGGCCTGCTGCTGGCCTTCGCTTTCCTGCCCTACATCACCTTCGGCACGAGCGACAAGTACCGCAAGCGCGCCCTCATCCTGGTGTCACTGCTGGTCTTCGCCGGCCTCTTTGCCTCGCTCGTCGTCTGGCTCTATGTCTACCCCATCCACTGGCCCTGGATCGAGTACCTCACCTGCTTCCCCTTCACCAGCCGCTTCTGCGAGAAGTATGAGCTGGACCAGGTGCTGCACTGACTGCCCGCTCCGCGGAGCCCGATGCCACGGGACTGACTGCCAGGGTGGGGCTGCCTGCTGGTATGGCCCTCCCCGCACTCCAGAAACACCCTCGGGGGtgcagccctgctcccaggagctccctcctccaggcccggCTGAGCCCACGGGAGGCGGTCATAAAGCAGGGTTCCCTGGGGGACTGGAGCCCTTCCTCGTCAGGTCCAGGCTGAGGGACACTCCGAACACGTGCTTCTCTGCAGCTCGGAGGCCCAGGCGCTGatgtcctccccactcccctgcttTCGGGACCACCTCCTGGGTTGGGTTTCTTTCTTCCCAGGGTCCTGGGCTgctgcccctctcccacctcagccTCTGCTGGTGCCTTTCCTCTCCCCGCTCCTGTGAGCCTGCCCTTCCTGGGGTTGTGGCTGGGGTTCCCACCAGGTTCCCAGCCCTGTGTCCCCACAGCCCCcttcctgtgtcccctcccctctctgccctgtgaATCCACCCCCTGCATCCATCAGTGGCCTGTTAAGCCTGCCCATAATGCTCGGAGACTGTACACTGAGAGAAGCTCTGGCTGGGGTCTGGTGCAGAGGACCAAGGAGCAAGGAGACACAGTTAGACTGGGAAGCTGAGAGCCTCTGCTGTTCTTAGCAAACAGACGCTGCACCTGCCCCgcaggcccccagccctcctttGATTCAGTGTTCTGCCTCATAGGGCTGGACTGACGCTGGCCAGCCCCACCACCCTCTGTCTCACTCCCGCCCACGTGGGGGCAGGACCACCCCAGGGACCTGCTTCCAGGGGTTGCCCAAGGTCAATcaggcccttttttttttctaccagttTATATTATGgccctaattttttaaagtaacgcTAACTTTGTATGGATGATGTCTGAAATGTATTAAGTGATATTCTTTAGAGAAACATTATCTTTTAACCTGAGGCCTCGGGTAGAATAAAAGCTGGAAATTTATTTTGGAGGTGAGAGTGGCCAGGTCAGCCACAAGGAGCTCAGGGCATGGGCTTCTGGGGTTTTTGGTTGGACCAGAAACTGGGTTGGGACCCCCTGAAAGGTCACTTGAGAGGGTGGTGTTAAATCCCTGAGATCCCTGcagtcccccagccccacctgcttGTGAGGATAGTGAGGGGGTtggctgggcggggcgggggccgtcCTGGCAGAAAGAGTGGGAGGTGCAGCACTTGTCTGTTACCTACAATCCTGCACCCCACCCTTCACCCCACACCCCAGTGGGGCACAACGCTGTTACTGTGGGCATAGGAC
The sequence above is a segment of the Camelus ferus isolate YT-003-E chromosome 16, BCGSAC_Cfer_1.0, whole genome shotgun sequence genome. Coding sequences within it:
- the LOC116656726 gene encoding inactive rhomboid protein 2-like isoform X2; the encoded protein is MSVAHMSFQAAAAFLKGRSVLDAAGQRCRVVKRSFAYPSFLEEDAVDGAETFDSSFFSKEEMSSMPDDVFESPPLSASNFRGLPHSASPVSPDGVQIPLKEYVGAPAPMPRRGRRIASKVKHFAFDRKKRHYGLGVVGTWLNRSYRHSISSTVQRQLEGFDSHRPYFTYWLTFVHIIITLLVICTYGIAPVGFAQHVTTQLVLRNKGVYESVKYIQQENFWIGPSSIDLIHLGAKFSPCIRKDQQIEQLVLREQDLERDSGCCVQNDHSGCIQTQRKDCSETLATFVKWQDDTGPPMDKSDLGQKRTSGAVCHQDPRTCEEPASSGAHIWPDDITKWPICTEQARSNRSGFLHLDCEIRGRPCCIGTKGSCEITTREYCEFMHGYFHEEATLCSQVHCLDEVCGLLPFLNPEVPDQFYRLWLSLFLHAGVVHCLVSVVFQMTILRDLEKLAGWHRISIIFILSGITGNLASTIFLPYRAEVGPAGSQFGLLACLFVELFQSWELLERPWKAFLNLSAVVLFLFVCGLLPWIDNIAHIVGFLSGLLLAFAFLPYITFGTSDKYRKRALILVSLLVFAGLFASLVVWLYVYPIHWPWIEYLTCFPFTSRFCEKYELDQVLH
- the LOC116656726 gene encoding inactive rhomboid protein 2-like isoform X1 yields the protein MPRDSGAGWSNAALPTLASWRRMQSMGRRHSTPHFLEEMSSMPDDVFESPPLSASNFRGLPHSASPVSPDGVQIPLKEYVGAPAPMPRRGRRIASKVKHFAFDRKKRHYGLGVVGTWLNRSYRHSISSTVQRQLEGFDSHRPYFTYWLTFVHIIITLLVICTYGIAPVGFAQHVTTQLVLRNKGVYESVKYIQQENFWIGPSSIDLIHLGAKFSPCIRKDQQIEQLVLREQDLERDSGCCVQNDHSGCIQTQRKDCSETLATFVKWQDDTGPPMDKSDLGQKRTSGAVCHQDPRTCEEPASSGAHIWPDDITKWPICTEQARSNRSGFLHLDCEIRGRPCCIGTKGSCEITTREYCEFMHGYFHEEATLCSQVHCLDEVCGLLPFLNPEVPDQFYRLWLSLFLHAGVVHCLVSVVFQMTILRDLEKLAGWHRISIIFILSGITGNLASTIFLPYRAEVGPAGSQFGLLACLFVELFQSWELLERPWKAFLNLSAVVLFLFVCGLLPWIDNIAHIVGFLSGLLLAFAFLPYITFGTSDKYRKRALILVSLLVFAGLFASLVVWLYVYPIHWPWIEYLTCFPFTSRFCEKYELDQVLH